A single window of Narcine bancroftii isolate sNarBan1 chromosome 1, sNarBan1.hap1, whole genome shotgun sequence DNA harbors:
- the LOC138742577 gene encoding achaete-scute homolog 1-like → MERAAAAQLMQTSCQFLLESRPAPYSDGSPVSSPDSSGGSGKGCKALKRPRSSSPELLRCKRRLSFTGLGYSLPQQQPAAVARRNERERNRVKLVNAGFQTLRQHVPNGASNKKMSKVETLRSAVEYIRALQQLLDEHDAVSAAFQCGLPSPTYSADLNSIPPSPLSTYSSDEGSYEALSPEEQELLDFTSWFDRY, encoded by the coding sequence ATGGAGCGGGCGGCAGCCGCGCAACTGATGCAAACCTCCTGTCAGTTCCTGCTGGAGAGCCGGCCGGCACCGTACAGCGACGGCTCGCCGGTGTCGTCGCCCGACAGCAGCGGCGGCAGCGGGAAGGGCTGCAAGGCGCTCAAGCGGCCGAGGTCGAGCTCGCCCGAGCTGCTGCGCTGCAAGAGGCGCCTGAGCTTCACGGGTCTGGGCTACTCGCTGCCTCAGCAGCAACCGGCCGCCGTTGCCAGGCGCAACGAGCGCGAGAGGAACCGCGTGAAGTTGGTGAACGCGGGCTTCCAGACCCTGCGCCAGCACGTGCCCAACGGCGCATCCAACAAGAAGATGAGCAAGGTGGAGACGCTGCGGTCGGCCGTGGAGTACATCCGCGCGCTGCAGCAGCTGCTCGACGAGCACGACGCCGTGTCGGCCGCTTTCCAGTGCGGGCTGCCGTCGCCCACCTACTCCGCCGACCTCAACTCCATCCCGCCGTCGCCGCTCTCCACCTACTCTTCGGATGAAGGCAGTTACGAAGCCCTGAGCCCGGAGGAGCAGGAACTTCTCGACTTCACCAGTTGGTTTGACAGATACTGA